A stretch of the Arachis stenosperma cultivar V10309 chromosome 6, arast.V10309.gnm1.PFL2, whole genome shotgun sequence genome encodes the following:
- the LOC130932627 gene encoding uncharacterized protein LOC130932627 isoform X3 — protein sequence MESTQNQDHTSVSYQNVVVMRHADRLDNFDPCWASTAARPWDPPLFEAGRLRAFQTGRTLGHTLGYPIHRVFVSPFLRCVQTASEVVSALSTVDAAEVKVSVEYGLCEMMNKVAFRNDVAPKDGNWGFNITQLEAMFPTGTLSSNAERVDKELPQWEESFEETRDRYERIFKELADKYPAENMLFVTHGEGIKVAVSSFRKDAKVYKVGYCGYVQLRRPILKKDQSFITGEFHVLTDSDQTGVSYNITKPSHQ from the exons ATGGAATCAACGCAAAACCAAGATCACACTTCCGTTTCATACCAGAACGTCGTCGTAATGAGACACGCTGACCGCCTCGACAACTTCGACCCATGCTGGGCCTCCACGGCCGCCCGTCCCTGGGACCCACCGCTATTCGAAGCGGGTCGCCTTCGGGCATTCCAAACGGGTCGGACTCTCGGACACACTCTCGGATACCCCATTCACAGGGTCTTTGTCTCCCCCTTCCTCCGCTGCGTCCAGACAGCCTCCGAAGTCGTCTCCGCTCTCTCCACCGTTGATGCCGCGGAAGTCAAG GTGTCTGTTGAATATGGATTGTGTGAAATGATGAACAAGGTGGCGTTTCGTAACGATGTTGCCCCTAAAGATGGAAATTGGGGTTTTAATATAACACAGCTTGAAGCCATGTTCCCAACAGGGACACTGAGTAGTAACGCAGAAAGGGTAGATAAAGAG cTGCCTCAATGGGAAGAGTCGTTTGAAGAAACACGGGATAGATATGAGCGCATATTTAAGGAGCTTGCAGATAAATATCCTGCTGAGAATATGCTGTTTGTTACACATG GGGAAGGAATTAAAGTGGCTGTATCTTCGTTCAGAAAAGATGCCAAAGTTTATAAAGTTGGGTACTGTGGATATGTACAGCTTAGACGCCCTATTTTGAAGAAAGATCAATCATTTATTACTGGAGAATTTCATGTACTTACTGATAGTGATCAAACTGGTGTAAGCTATAATATTACCAAACCCTCTCACCAATGA
- the LOC130932627 gene encoding uncharacterized protein LOC130932627 isoform X1 produces the protein MKFHCNFHSNSCHMKTQSFVRISYFLVSISSFYDFCPYLSVSSASTYTHTMESTQNQDHTSVSYQNVVVMRHADRLDNFDPCWASTAARPWDPPLFEAGRLRAFQTGRTLGHTLGYPIHRVFVSPFLRCVQTASEVVSALSTVDAAEVKVSVEYGLCEMMNKVAFRNDVAPKDGNWGFNITQLEAMFPTGTLSSNAERVDKELPQWEESFEETRDRYERIFKELADKYPAENMLFVTHGEGIKVAVSSFRKDAKVYKVGYCGYVQLRRPILKKDQSFITGEFHVLTDSDQTGVSYNITKPSHQ, from the exons ATGAAATTCCATTGCAACTTCCACTCCAACAGCTGCCACATGAAAACACAGAGCTTTGTCCGCATTTCTTATTTCTTGGTTTCAATTTCTTCATTTTACGATTTCTGTCCATATCTCTCTGTTTCTTCAGCTTCTACGTATACACACACAATGGAATCAACGCAAAACCAAGATCACACTTCCGTTTCATACCAGAACGTCGTCGTAATGAGACACGCTGACCGCCTCGACAACTTCGACCCATGCTGGGCCTCCACGGCCGCCCGTCCCTGGGACCCACCGCTATTCGAAGCGGGTCGCCTTCGGGCATTCCAAACGGGTCGGACTCTCGGACACACTCTCGGATACCCCATTCACAGGGTCTTTGTCTCCCCCTTCCTCCGCTGCGTCCAGACAGCCTCCGAAGTCGTCTCCGCTCTCTCCACCGTTGATGCCGCGGAAGTCAAG GTGTCTGTTGAATATGGATTGTGTGAAATGATGAACAAGGTGGCGTTTCGTAACGATGTTGCCCCTAAAGATGGAAATTGGGGTTTTAATATAACACAGCTTGAAGCCATGTTCCCAACAGGGACACTGAGTAGTAACGCAGAAAGGGTAGATAAAGAG cTGCCTCAATGGGAAGAGTCGTTTGAAGAAACACGGGATAGATATGAGCGCATATTTAAGGAGCTTGCAGATAAATATCCTGCTGAGAATATGCTGTTTGTTACACATG GGGAAGGAATTAAAGTGGCTGTATCTTCGTTCAGAAAAGATGCCAAAGTTTATAAAGTTGGGTACTGTGGATATGTACAGCTTAGACGCCCTATTTTGAAGAAAGATCAATCATTTATTACTGGAGAATTTCATGTACTTACTGATAGTGATCAAACTGGTGTAAGCTATAATATTACCAAACCCTCTCACCAATGA
- the LOC130932627 gene encoding uncharacterized protein LOC130932627 isoform X2, translating to MLRFFRFCSLHHHLRCKLLPILQESYQEHKVISKLSTAASTYTHTMESTQNQDHTSVSYQNVVVMRHADRLDNFDPCWASTAARPWDPPLFEAGRLRAFQTGRTLGHTLGYPIHRVFVSPFLRCVQTASEVVSALSTVDAAEVKVSVEYGLCEMMNKVAFRNDVAPKDGNWGFNITQLEAMFPTGTLSSNAERVDKELPQWEESFEETRDRYERIFKELADKYPAENMLFVTHGEGIKVAVSSFRKDAKVYKVGYCGYVQLRRPILKKDQSFITGEFHVLTDSDQTGVSYNITKPSHQ from the exons ATGCTTCGCTTCTTTCGCTTTTGCTCTCTTCATCATCATCTAAGGTGTAAGCTACTTCCCATTTTGCAAGAAAGCTACCAG GAGCATAAAGTGATTAGCAAATTGTCCACAGCAG CTTCTACGTATACACACACAATGGAATCAACGCAAAACCAAGATCACACTTCCGTTTCATACCAGAACGTCGTCGTAATGAGACACGCTGACCGCCTCGACAACTTCGACCCATGCTGGGCCTCCACGGCCGCCCGTCCCTGGGACCCACCGCTATTCGAAGCGGGTCGCCTTCGGGCATTCCAAACGGGTCGGACTCTCGGACACACTCTCGGATACCCCATTCACAGGGTCTTTGTCTCCCCCTTCCTCCGCTGCGTCCAGACAGCCTCCGAAGTCGTCTCCGCTCTCTCCACCGTTGATGCCGCGGAAGTCAAG GTGTCTGTTGAATATGGATTGTGTGAAATGATGAACAAGGTGGCGTTTCGTAACGATGTTGCCCCTAAAGATGGAAATTGGGGTTTTAATATAACACAGCTTGAAGCCATGTTCCCAACAGGGACACTGAGTAGTAACGCAGAAAGGGTAGATAAAGAG cTGCCTCAATGGGAAGAGTCGTTTGAAGAAACACGGGATAGATATGAGCGCATATTTAAGGAGCTTGCAGATAAATATCCTGCTGAGAATATGCTGTTTGTTACACATG GGGAAGGAATTAAAGTGGCTGTATCTTCGTTCAGAAAAGATGCCAAAGTTTATAAAGTTGGGTACTGTGGATATGTACAGCTTAGACGCCCTATTTTGAAGAAAGATCAATCATTTATTACTGGAGAATTTCATGTACTTACTGATAGTGATCAAACTGGTGTAAGCTATAATATTACCAAACCCTCTCACCAATGA